One segment of Rubripirellula amarantea DNA contains the following:
- the fliM gene encoding flagellar motor switch protein FliM → MSEESLSQNQVESLLKAMESVDSAPTKPEQPKYSNEHSATARSKQSSILGAGARVTAYDFKRPERVGKEQMRAMHSLHESLARNFGAAVSGMLRTMIEVKLLSVDQLTYSEFVFSLDNPSCFNVLSASPLEGNWILDISPTLSYAIIDRMLGGDPDPNDTIRRPLTEIETRLMGRVVELFLTQLKTSWENIVELEFGIDKVESNPQLVQIVPPNEVVILVGLEVALGKNRGMLNLCIPFNTIEGFNSKLSRNGWVGYGKANPSEETRDRISHSMSDAPVDITVTLARSKIKTADLLELAVGDVITTEKAVTASMELAVQDVPKFNARIGAFKGKKAVRIESVIER, encoded by the coding sequence ATGTCCGAAGAATCACTCAGCCAGAACCAAGTCGAGAGCCTGCTAAAGGCGATGGAGTCGGTGGATTCGGCTCCGACCAAGCCAGAGCAGCCAAAATATAGCAACGAGCACAGTGCGACCGCACGCAGCAAGCAATCCTCGATTTTGGGTGCGGGAGCCCGCGTGACGGCCTATGACTTCAAGAGGCCTGAACGAGTCGGCAAAGAGCAAATGCGGGCGATGCACTCGCTGCATGAGTCTTTAGCGCGAAATTTCGGGGCGGCGGTCTCGGGCATGCTGCGCACGATGATCGAAGTCAAACTGTTGTCAGTGGATCAATTGACCTATAGCGAGTTCGTTTTCAGCCTCGATAACCCTAGCTGTTTCAATGTCTTGTCCGCTTCGCCGCTGGAAGGCAACTGGATTCTCGACATCTCGCCCACACTGTCTTATGCGATCATCGACCGAATGCTCGGTGGCGACCCCGATCCCAACGACACCATTCGACGTCCGCTTACGGAAATTGAAACTCGTTTGATGGGACGCGTCGTAGAGCTGTTTCTAACGCAACTCAAGACATCGTGGGAGAACATCGTCGAGCTCGAATTTGGGATCGACAAGGTCGAAAGCAATCCTCAATTGGTGCAAATCGTACCGCCCAACGAAGTCGTGATTTTGGTGGGCTTGGAAGTCGCGTTGGGCAAGAACCGCGGAATGCTGAACCTGTGCATTCCGTTCAATACCATCGAAGGGTTCAATTCAAAGCTGTCTCGCAATGGTTGGGTCGGCTACGGAAAAGCCAATCCGTCGGAGGAGACTCGCGATCGAATCTCGCACAGCATGAGCGATGCACCGGTGGACATCACGGTGACGCTTGCACGATCGAAGATCAAAACGGCGGACTTGCTTGAGCTGGCTGTTGGCGATGTGATCACGACTGAAAAAGCGGTCACCGCTTCCATGGAGCTGGCGGTTCAGGACGTACCGAAGTTCAACGCACGAATCGGCGCCTTCAAGGGCAAGAAGGCCGTCCGCATTGAATCCGTGATCGAGAGATAG
- a CDS encoding HU family DNA-binding protein: MAKAAAAPKAPTKTQILANIAESTELSKKDVAAVFDALTAEIDKAISKGGPGQFAIPGLCKIILKDVPAKPKRKGRNPANGEEIWLKPKPATKKLAIRPLKGLKEMV; the protein is encoded by the coding sequence ATGGCGAAAGCTGCCGCAGCACCGAAGGCACCGACCAAGACTCAGATTTTGGCGAACATCGCTGAATCGACTGAACTATCGAAAAAGGACGTCGCAGCAGTGTTTGATGCACTGACCGCCGAAATCGACAAGGCCATCTCCAAGGGTGGTCCTGGTCAATTCGCGATCCCTGGCCTGTGCAAGATCATTCTGAAGGACGTTCCTGCAAAGCCAAAGCGCAAGGGCCGCAACCCTGCCAACGGCGAAGAAATCTGGCTCAAGCCAAAACCCGCTACCAAGAAGCTTGCCATTCGTCCTTTGAAGGGCCTGAAGGAAATGGTCTAA
- a CDS encoding Ig-like domain-containing protein — translation MPSRTSHSMTPKANRNSKSRLSLSRLLGGLFSPGSDSPAEPKRGRLLLESLEKRQLMAGDMELLFTDGTSSSSEVASQTSGLQLEGVGEGEAAPDLVQFAKDLAAKGVEFYGAHWCPACTAQKELFADGKDDLPFTEVTDANRQFLPIAGPTQLNIVEIPTWDFPNGTRLTGVQSLAALSAAAEVPIPTSDQPTIQTIGDLTVRSGAPLHVPVDAYDPGNGPLTTTVTVEDPTLLTATVLTGNRSIRIDMATYGDMVFELFEQRAPRPAGRVIELAEDGFYDGQIFHRVVDGFVLQTGSPDGSGSLGSTLGTFSDQFHPDLQHIGEGVLSFAKTSLDDTNNSQFFITETDTRHLDFNHSVFGQLVEGFDVREAISSTAVNNTTENRPVTDVVIESVTVFDDTENSVVMLKGVGNKTGTTNVTFTVTDSNGNSFSETVAVTVVADTGTNSNGQPYLLDIPTPTPVSGNQPATLTLSSVDVEGDPVQYFASTTSNNATVNVNPTTGQLTVTPVSGFEGNVSVTVGVRASASSPVDTEVIQFTFEGEGAITPTSIDLQAGSDTGISNTDNITNAGTLSFLVSGTVAGQQIELVNTANNVVLGTVVASGTTAVVTTNNFAALGTGTYNVAARSKVGTDSSSLSPAITINYDRTLPSSVVASALKTANVGRPYISDLVSTEEGTGLVYEITSGPTGATINASTGVINWSPVESQLGSQSFAIKLTDAAGNVRSESFNVAVAGEPLVEILLGVTDTQGNAITSLDVGQKFLLTFTAADARLFNKPGVFAAYADILFDSTLVRRVAGTPIQYADDFTLTRKGTFGTGIIDELGAVSSQLQATNEAQSLIATIEMEAIASGSVTIRSAPATDSNSETLIFGVDERIDAEDSISYGSVSLAIGQNFIVRPDTFTVAEDSATTSFDVLANDEVTGTGSLSIVSVTQPASGGTVALSGGSVNFTPAANFVGNAVFTYRVSNSTGIQQDASVTVTVTGVNDPPTGVADSVTVDQNSTNNTLDVLANDSSAPDTGETLTITAVSTPNNGGTVTINSTNNALVYTPAAGYVGGDSFTYTLSDGTLTTTVSVNVTVITADDPPTAVNDSFSITEDAASTTYDVRANDTRDADNQAFVVNSVGTPSQGGTASVSADGNTIRYAPAANFNGVETVTYTIRDTGGGIAVGTATFTVAAVNDPPPASNLTQTLNRGAGETVVFQLDNAINVDSGETLSVSTFDASTTAGGSVRLDSATGRLFYTPPSATFSGSDSFTYTVADSTGMTATGTISITVLDYVARDIVYSITGSSALRLGSSNIMLRGNNILGEEVNVAGTASSTGVSFPGVLPGEYTIEVPAIPFLVGGEQAQSIPVSSDADDGNATIQSTLGTLRPEYISIRDFLRSTPRQSLLVAVAPGQSSLMTTTTPSTDTIENATAQLDASGQNLTIRGTLTDATTSEVENIEVTLPASNDRRVEARGEVDGLRLYKVSVEESEVEFTTTSTTTTTAAASLLTQTASESAEIAANSAASTNSLTLGSTVPEAESAAVSSTSAENVYAPAPEGSSSSALVLSTGEADVWTDTPADLVDSPATASFENTANNDVSVDAAMQSVSEQLTLQSRTADSLSESKTLSEEGIDTVLGELA, via the coding sequence ATGCCTTCACGAACCAGTCATTCGATGACTCCGAAAGCCAATCGCAATTCAAAATCTCGTCTTTCGCTTAGCCGATTGCTCGGGGGCTTGTTCTCGCCAGGCTCGGACTCGCCCGCTGAACCCAAGCGAGGCCGACTGTTACTCGAATCGCTCGAAAAACGTCAATTGATGGCGGGCGACATGGAACTTTTGTTCACTGACGGCACCAGTTCCTCCAGCGAAGTGGCTAGCCAGACCAGTGGGCTACAGCTCGAGGGCGTCGGCGAAGGTGAAGCAGCACCTGACTTGGTCCAGTTTGCAAAAGACTTGGCTGCCAAGGGCGTTGAGTTCTATGGTGCGCATTGGTGTCCCGCTTGCACGGCTCAAAAAGAGCTCTTCGCCGACGGAAAAGATGACCTTCCGTTCACCGAAGTGACCGATGCCAATCGGCAATTCTTGCCAATCGCAGGTCCCACCCAATTGAATATCGTCGAGATCCCAACTTGGGACTTTCCCAACGGCACTCGTTTGACGGGCGTTCAATCACTCGCGGCCCTTAGCGCCGCCGCCGAGGTTCCGATCCCGACATCGGACCAGCCCACGATCCAAACCATTGGTGATTTGACGGTTCGATCAGGCGCTCCGCTTCACGTGCCGGTAGATGCGTACGATCCGGGCAACGGCCCCCTGACCACCACGGTCACCGTCGAAGACCCAACGCTGCTGACCGCCACGGTTCTGACAGGCAACCGTTCGATTCGAATCGACATGGCCACCTATGGCGACATGGTGTTCGAGTTGTTCGAACAACGTGCGCCACGCCCGGCCGGACGAGTGATTGAACTGGCCGAGGACGGTTTCTATGACGGACAGATTTTCCACCGCGTCGTCGATGGCTTCGTCTTGCAAACTGGCAGTCCCGATGGCAGTGGTTCGCTCGGGTCTACTCTCGGCACGTTCAGCGATCAATTCCATCCTGATCTGCAGCACATCGGTGAAGGAGTATTGTCGTTCGCGAAGACTTCGCTTGACGACACCAACAACTCGCAGTTCTTCATTACCGAAACCGACACGCGGCACCTAGACTTCAACCATTCCGTGTTTGGTCAATTGGTCGAAGGCTTTGATGTTCGTGAAGCAATCAGTTCGACGGCCGTCAACAACACCACCGAAAATCGGCCGGTGACGGATGTTGTTATCGAATCGGTAACCGTATTCGACGACACCGAAAATTCGGTTGTGATGCTTAAAGGCGTTGGGAACAAAACCGGAACCACCAATGTGACTTTCACAGTCACCGATTCAAACGGGAATTCCTTCTCGGAAACCGTTGCTGTGACCGTGGTCGCCGACACCGGTACCAACAGCAATGGCCAACCCTACTTGCTCGATATTCCAACACCGACGCCCGTTAGCGGCAATCAACCAGCCACGCTGACGCTCAGCAGCGTTGACGTCGAAGGCGACCCGGTGCAGTACTTCGCCAGCACCACATCGAACAATGCCACGGTGAACGTCAATCCCACGACCGGTCAATTGACCGTGACGCCAGTTTCTGGCTTCGAAGGAAATGTCTCAGTCACGGTTGGGGTTCGTGCCAGCGCGAGTTCCCCGGTCGACACGGAAGTGATCCAGTTCACGTTTGAAGGTGAAGGCGCGATCACGCCAACATCAATCGACTTGCAAGCTGGTTCAGACACGGGCATCAGTAACACCGACAACATTACGAATGCGGGCACACTTAGCTTCCTCGTATCAGGCACGGTAGCAGGCCAGCAAATCGAATTGGTCAATACGGCCAACAACGTCGTCTTGGGTACGGTGGTCGCAAGTGGCACTACCGCAGTGGTGACCACGAACAACTTCGCTGCTTTGGGAACCGGCACCTACAACGTCGCTGCTCGATCCAAAGTTGGAACCGATTCCAGCAGTTTGTCACCGGCTATCACAATCAACTACGACCGGACGCTTCCGAGTTCCGTGGTCGCATCGGCACTGAAAACCGCCAATGTCGGACGTCCGTACATATCGGACTTGGTCAGCACCGAAGAGGGCACCGGCTTGGTTTACGAAATCACCAGCGGCCCTACTGGTGCGACAATCAATGCGAGCACCGGTGTGATCAATTGGTCCCCCGTTGAATCTCAATTGGGAAGTCAATCGTTTGCGATCAAGTTAACCGATGCCGCTGGCAATGTTCGAAGCGAATCGTTCAATGTTGCCGTCGCGGGAGAACCGTTGGTTGAGATCTTGTTGGGAGTGACGGATACCCAAGGCAACGCGATCACTTCACTTGATGTTGGTCAAAAATTCCTCTTAACATTCACCGCTGCTGATGCTCGCTTGTTCAACAAACCCGGCGTGTTCGCTGCCTATGCCGACATCCTGTTCGACAGCACACTCGTTCGACGGGTCGCTGGTACGCCGATCCAGTATGCCGATGACTTTACGTTGACTCGAAAGGGAACGTTTGGCACAGGCATCATTGACGAACTCGGTGCGGTTAGCAGCCAGCTTCAAGCCACCAATGAAGCCCAGAGTTTGATCGCCACGATCGAAATGGAAGCAATCGCATCAGGCAGTGTCACGATTCGCAGTGCACCGGCGACGGACAGCAACAGCGAAACGTTGATCTTCGGTGTCGACGAACGAATCGATGCCGAAGACAGCATCTCGTATGGAAGCGTTTCGCTCGCGATCGGACAAAACTTTATCGTCCGACCCGATACGTTTACCGTTGCTGAGGACTCGGCAACGACTTCGTTCGACGTCCTCGCTAATGACGAAGTGACCGGCACTGGTTCGCTTAGCATTGTTTCGGTGACACAACCGGCATCTGGCGGCACCGTTGCACTTTCGGGTGGCAGCGTCAACTTTACGCCCGCAGCGAACTTTGTCGGCAATGCCGTGTTCACGTACCGAGTCAGCAACTCGACCGGGATTCAGCAAGATGCATCGGTGACGGTAACGGTCACCGGTGTGAATGACCCACCGACCGGTGTTGCCGATTCAGTCACCGTGGATCAGAACTCGACCAACAATACGCTTGATGTCCTCGCCAACGACAGTAGTGCTCCCGACACTGGCGAAACATTGACCATCACGGCCGTTTCAACGCCGAACAATGGCGGCACCGTCACGATCAATTCGACGAACAACGCGCTTGTCTACACACCGGCCGCTGGATACGTGGGTGGCGATAGCTTTACCTACACCTTAAGCGACGGAACATTGACGACAACGGTTTCGGTTAACGTGACCGTGATCACGGCGGATGATCCGCCCACCGCAGTCAATGACTCATTCTCGATCACCGAGGACGCTGCGTCGACGACTTACGATGTGCGAGCCAATGACACGCGGGACGCCGACAATCAAGCCTTTGTCGTCAACAGCGTGGGGACTCCTTCGCAAGGCGGAACGGCTTCGGTTAGCGCCGACGGTAACACCATTCGTTATGCTCCCGCAGCAAACTTCAACGGTGTCGAAACGGTGACCTACACGATTCGTGATACTGGCGGTGGGATTGCGGTGGGAACCGCGACGTTCACCGTTGCTGCTGTGAATGATCCGCCTCCAGCGTCCAACCTCACCCAAACGCTTAATCGCGGTGCCGGTGAAACCGTCGTGTTCCAACTCGACAATGCGATTAACGTCGACAGTGGTGAAACGCTTTCGGTGTCGACCTTCGATGCTTCGACAACCGCGGGCGGATCTGTGCGGTTAGATTCTGCAACCGGTCGCCTGTTCTACACGCCACCATCGGCGACGTTCTCGGGAAGCGATTCGTTTACTTACACGGTTGCGGACTCGACGGGCATGACCGCGACAGGCACGATCTCGATTACGGTACTCGACTACGTTGCTCGCGACATCGTTTACTCGATCACGGGATCATCGGCACTTCGACTAGGCTCATCGAACATCATGCTGCGAGGCAACAACATTCTTGGTGAAGAGGTCAACGTTGCCGGTACGGCTTCCAGCACAGGTGTGTCCTTCCCAGGTGTGTTGCCAGGCGAATACACGATCGAAGTTCCCGCTATTCCATTCTTGGTGGGCGGCGAACAAGCTCAGTCGATTCCCGTTTCCAGTGACGCCGACGATGGCAATGCCACAATTCAGAGCACATTGGGCACACTGCGACCGGAGTACATTTCGATTCGCGACTTCCTACGGTCCACGCCGCGGCAATCGTTGTTAGTCGCCGTGGCTCCCGGCCAATCGAGTCTGATGACGACAACCACGCCGTCGACGGATACCATCGAGAACGCGACGGCTCAATTGGATGCTTCCGGCCAGAACCTGACGATTCGAGGCACGCTGACCGACGCCACGACGTCGGAGGTCGAGAACATTGAAGTCACGCTTCCGGCTTCCAACGACCGCCGCGTGGAAGCTCGCGGCGAAGTCGACGGCCTGCGTTTGTACAAGGTCAGTGTCGAAGAAAGCGAAGTCGAGTTCACGACGACATCAACGACGACGACCACTGCGGCAGCGAGTTTGCTGACCCAAACGGCGTCTGAATCGGCTGAAATTGCGGCAAATTCGGCTGCCAGCACGAATTCTTTGACGCTCGGATCGACGGTCCCCGAGGCCGAATCGGCAGCAGTTTCGTCGACTAGTGCGGAAAATGTCTACGCACCAGCGCCCGAAGGTTCCTCGTCGTCGGCATTGGTGTTATCCACCGGTGAAGCGGACGTGTGGACTGATACTCCTGCCGACTTAGTTGATTCGCCAGCGACCGCATCCTTCGAAAACACCGCAAATAACGATGTTTCCGTGGATGCAGCGATGCAATCGGTGAGTGAACAACTGACTCTTCAGTCACGAACGGCCGATTCATTAAGCGAGAGCAAAACGCTTAGTGAAGAGGGAATCGACACTGTCTTGGGCGAGCTTGCTTGA
- the uvrA gene encoding excinuclease ABC subunit UvrA codes for MSTDLHSHISVRGCRVHNLKNIDVDVPRGKLIAICGLSGSGKTSLALDTLYAEGQRCYIESFSAYTRQFLQRIDKPDCDKIEGIPPAIAVTRAGGSKTNRSTVATATEIADHLRLLFSKAAKLFCYSCGNPVVADDPGVVADEMTQMPEGSRSMIGFPIWLSNRTAASEILLGLQQEGYLRLVAGGETFHLSDEDRGRLAAKVKKGGIEIVVIVDRVTSSDEVSRLTESLETAMNEGHGRAIVLTSFSSDIAGGDTATVQVDGKTWVRRVISRDQRCDVCDIDYPDPVPRLFNFNNPLGACPTCEGFGDVVDVDMDLVVPDKNLTLAEGALAVWNTPSYAHELDELLALADDYDLPVDVPFKKLKKKHLKLIQQGVPERKFGGLDGFFAWLERKKYKMHVRIFASRFKTYFPCPDCHGKRFKPEALAYRIGERNIADTLSMSADEAKDFFRNVSLAAREQAIADEPREQIVDRLGYLQDVGLGYLQLDRPLRTLSGGETQRVALTSALGSSLVNMLYVLDEPTAGLHPIDVERLSHAIVGLRDRGNTVIVVEHDETMIRLADHVIEIGPEAGVRGGEVTFEGTSDELISDAKSLTGQFLSNQRGWTLRDREVRTPRGFISLSGASGHNLKKIDVEFPLGLLCLVTGISGSGKSSLVQDTLYGAIRNRRGDASVKPLPYEHIKGLGAIEDCLLVDQSPISRSARSAPVTYVKAFDAIRKVFAGTVEARTRNLSPGHFSFNSAKGQCPQCEGAGQLEVDMQFLADVSMECPSCQGTRYRDEILDVRYRDLSIADVLDMSVQEAASFFRGQDKVQDRLSIMKRVGLDYIKLGQPATTLSSGEGQRLKLAAFLASASRRRTLFIMDEPTTGLHFADIVRLVDCFDALIDDGHSLLVVEHSAMLIEAADYIIDLGPGAAADGGDVVATGSPKEIAKVKRSLTGQVLRDTWKRRTG; via the coding sequence ATGAGTACTGATTTGCACAGCCACATTTCCGTTCGCGGATGTCGCGTTCACAACCTTAAGAACATCGATGTCGATGTTCCGCGAGGCAAATTGATCGCGATCTGTGGTCTGTCGGGATCCGGCAAAACTTCGCTAGCCCTCGACACGCTCTACGCGGAAGGCCAGCGTTGTTACATCGAGAGCTTCTCGGCCTACACGCGACAGTTCCTTCAGCGAATCGATAAACCGGATTGCGACAAAATCGAAGGCATTCCACCTGCGATCGCAGTCACACGCGCCGGCGGATCGAAAACCAACCGCAGCACCGTGGCAACCGCGACTGAAATCGCTGACCATTTGCGTTTGCTGTTTTCCAAAGCCGCGAAGCTGTTTTGTTATTCGTGCGGTAATCCCGTGGTGGCCGACGATCCAGGTGTCGTTGCCGACGAAATGACCCAGATGCCTGAAGGGAGCCGTTCCATGATCGGCTTTCCTATCTGGCTATCCAATCGCACGGCAGCCAGCGAAATTTTGCTCGGCCTGCAACAGGAAGGTTACTTGCGATTGGTTGCCGGGGGCGAAACGTTTCACTTATCCGACGAGGATCGAGGGCGTCTTGCCGCCAAGGTCAAGAAAGGCGGCATCGAAATCGTGGTCATCGTCGACCGTGTTACCTCAAGTGACGAAGTGTCTCGACTAACCGAGTCACTCGAAACGGCGATGAATGAAGGGCACGGCCGTGCGATCGTCTTGACCAGCTTTTCCAGTGATATCGCCGGCGGTGATACCGCAACGGTTCAAGTCGATGGCAAAACTTGGGTGCGGCGAGTGATCAGCCGAGATCAACGCTGCGATGTTTGTGACATTGACTATCCGGACCCCGTGCCACGGTTGTTCAATTTCAACAACCCGCTGGGTGCCTGCCCGACATGCGAGGGCTTTGGGGACGTTGTCGATGTCGACATGGACTTGGTGGTTCCCGACAAGAACTTGACGTTGGCCGAGGGCGCTCTTGCTGTCTGGAACACTCCATCGTATGCCCATGAACTGGATGAACTGCTGGCTCTCGCGGACGACTATGATCTGCCTGTCGACGTGCCTTTCAAGAAGCTTAAAAAGAAGCACTTGAAGCTGATTCAACAAGGCGTGCCGGAACGAAAGTTTGGCGGCCTGGATGGTTTCTTTGCTTGGCTGGAACGCAAGAAGTACAAGATGCACGTTCGTATCTTCGCTTCGCGTTTCAAAACGTACTTCCCGTGCCCCGATTGTCATGGCAAGCGTTTCAAGCCAGAAGCTTTGGCTTATCGAATCGGTGAACGCAACATCGCCGACACGTTGTCGATGTCGGCGGATGAGGCCAAAGACTTCTTTCGAAACGTGAGCCTTGCAGCTCGTGAGCAAGCCATCGCTGATGAACCTCGCGAGCAGATTGTCGATCGCCTTGGCTACCTGCAAGACGTTGGACTGGGTTACCTGCAACTCGATCGTCCGCTACGAACACTCTCGGGTGGTGAAACGCAACGAGTCGCGTTGACAAGCGCCCTGGGCAGTAGCCTGGTCAACATGCTTTATGTGCTTGATGAACCAACGGCTGGCTTGCACCCGATCGACGTCGAACGCCTGTCGCACGCAATCGTCGGCTTGCGCGATCGCGGAAACACCGTGATCGTAGTTGAGCACGACGAGACGATGATTCGCTTGGCTGACCACGTGATCGAAATTGGCCCTGAAGCGGGTGTGCGTGGTGGCGAAGTGACGTTTGAAGGTACGAGCGACGAGCTTATCTCCGATGCCAAGAGTCTGACCGGACAATTCTTGTCGAATCAACGCGGATGGACGCTTCGTGATCGCGAAGTTCGAACGCCTCGTGGATTCATCTCACTTTCTGGCGCAAGCGGTCACAACCTCAAGAAGATCGACGTTGAATTCCCGCTTGGGCTGCTCTGCTTGGTGACCGGCATTTCCGGCAGTGGCAAGAGCTCTTTGGTTCAGGACACGCTCTACGGGGCGATTCGAAATCGACGTGGCGATGCCAGTGTGAAGCCATTGCCGTACGAGCATATCAAAGGGCTCGGTGCGATCGAAGATTGCTTGCTGGTAGACCAATCGCCTATCAGCCGCAGTGCCCGAAGTGCGCCCGTGACGTATGTGAAAGCGTTTGACGCAATCCGCAAAGTATTCGCGGGCACCGTGGAAGCGAGAACTAGAAACCTGAGTCCGGGTCACTTTAGTTTTAACAGTGCGAAAGGTCAGTGCCCACAATGTGAGGGTGCTGGTCAACTTGAAGTCGACATGCAGTTCTTAGCCGATGTGTCGATGGAGTGCCCGTCGTGTCAGGGGACGCGATACCGAGACGAAATCTTAGACGTTCGTTATCGCGACCTATCCATCGCCGATGTGCTAGACATGAGCGTCCAAGAGGCTGCTTCGTTCTTTCGCGGGCAGGACAAGGTGCAGGACCGGCTTAGCATCATGAAACGAGTCGGGTTGGATTACATCAAACTAGGCCAGCCCGCGACGACGCTTTCCAGTGGTGAAGGCCAGCGGTTGAAGCTTGCCGCGTTTCTTGCTTCGGCGTCCCGACGACGCACGCTGTTCATCATGGACGAACCGACCACGGGCTTGCACTTCGCTGACATCGTGCGTTTGGTGGATTGCTTCGATGCGTTGATTGACGACGGGCATAGCCTGCTGGTCGTCGAGCACAGCGCGATGTTGATCGAGGCGGCCGATTACATCATTGACCTGGGCCCCGGTGCAGCCGCGGACGGGGGTGACGTCGTGGCGACGGGCTCACCCAAAGAAATCGCCAAGGTCAAACGGAGCCTGACCGGCCAAGTGCTGAGGGATACCTGGAAACGTCGTACCGGCTAG